One window of Ciconia boyciana chromosome 10, ASM3463844v1, whole genome shotgun sequence genomic DNA carries:
- the LOC140657636 gene encoding LOW QUALITY PROTEIN: gamma-crystallin D-like (The sequence of the model RefSeq protein was modified relative to this genomic sequence to represent the inferred CDS: inserted 1 base in 1 codon; substituted 2 bases at 2 genomic stop codons): MGPFVLLFADAALGLWSIKATTVFAHSSQLSPQQTAKNRKDKWKPQYALLCSDTDTVMDYESLQMFILPIIFYEDKSFRGHCYECSSDHLDLQSYVKQHSSIQVEKSSKMXENPNYLGNQYFLKRGDYPDFQKWFGLCDSIRSCHAILQNSVSHKIRLYEKEELQGQMLELTDDCPSVPGYILEICSLNVLGGSWILYEMPNFRGXQYLLKPGEYRRSPDXGAVNAKIVFLQRLADLH, translated from the exons ATGGGCCCTTTTGTGTTACTTTTTGCAGATGCAGCATTAGGACTATGGTCTATAAAAGCAACCACAGTGTTTGCTCACAGCTCTCAGCTTTCACCTCAGCAAACTGCCAAAAATAGGAAAGATAAGTGGAAGCCCCAGTATGCCTTACTCTGCTCTGACACAGACACTGTGATGGACTATGAGtctttgcaaatgtttataTTGCCAATCATTTTTTATGAAGACAAGAGCTTCCGGGGCCACTGCTATGAATGTAGCAGTGACCACCTTGACCTGCAGTCCTATGTGAAACAACACAGTTCCATCCAGGTGGAAAAAAGTAGCAAGA ATGAGAACCCCAATTACTTGGGAAAccagtactttttaaaaaggggagaCTATCCTGACTTCCAAAAGTGGTTCGGTCTCTGTGACTCCATCAGGTCTTGTCATGCAATCCTACAA AATTCTGTTTCCCACAAGATTCGGCTCTATGAAAAAGAGGAGCTCCAAGGCCAAATGTTGGAGCTCACTGATGATTGCCCATCAGTCCCAGGCTACATCCTTGAGATCTGCTCCCTCAATGTTTTAGGTGGCTCTTGGATCTTGTATGAAATGCCCAACTTCAGGGGCTGACAATATTTACTGAAACCTGGGGAATACAGAAGATCCCCTGACTAGGGTGCAGTAAATGCCAAAATTGTCTTTTTGCAGAGGCTGGCTGACTTGCACTGA